The genomic region CCGTCGAGGCCCCCCTTGCCGGCGACCTTCGGCCGCGGAAACTCGACGATCAGGCCGATAGTGCCGGCGGGGCGCTGCGGGCGGTGGGGGACCCAGCGGGGGAGGAGGAAGAGTTCGCCCTCCTTGACGACGACGTCGCGCGGCGGGCTGCCGTCGAGGGGGCGGATGCGGACGGCGATGTCGCCCTTGAGTTGGTAGAAGAGTTCCTCGGTGGGGTTGACGTGGAAGTCGTTGCGGGTGTTGGGGCCGCCGGAGACGAAGAGGATGACGTCGTTCGAGTCGGTGAAGAGCTGCTTGTTGGAGACGGGGGGCTTGAGGTTGGCCCGGTTCTGGTGGATCCATTTCTGGAGGTTGAGAATGGGGAGTCTGGTGGGCATGAGCGGGCTCCGGGCGGGGTGATCGGTCCGGGTCATTAGATCGCGCCTCCGGCCGCGGGGCAAGGAGCGTGATGAAGTCGTCGTGGCGGGAGTTGCTCCGGCGCTTGGGATGATGGACAATCGAGCATGACCACCGGCACACCGCGCATAGCGCTCGAGACCACCCTGCTGCTCCACGGCGTTCCGCGCGAGGCGGCGATGCCGCTGGCGGCGGCGCTGCGGGGGATCGTGCGGGAGAACGGGGCGGAGGCGGCGCTGGTGGGGGTGATCAGGGGCGAGCCGACGGTGGGGGTGAGCGATGAACAGTTGCAGGGGATGCTCGATGAGGTCGCGGCGGCGGGGGCGGACGGGGTTGGGGTGCCCAAGCTCAATACGTCGAACATCGGGGTGGCGATGCACCGGGGGCTGACGGGGGCGACGACGGTCTCGACGACGATGGAGATCGCCGCGGCGCGGGGCGTGATGACGTTTGCGACCGGGGGGCTTGGGGGGGTGCACAAGGGGTACGGGGTGACGCTGGACATCTCGGCGGACCTGGCGGCGTTCACGCGGTTTCCGGTCGCGGTGGTGACGGCGGGGGTGAAGTCGATCCTGGATGTCGCGGCGACGCGCGAGGCGCTGGAGGCGCTGGGTGTGCCGGTCATCGGGTTCCGGACGGACTGGTTCCCGGCGTTCTACCTGAGGAAGACGGACCCGCTGATCGCGGTGGATGCAAGGTTCGACGACGCCGCGGAGCTCGGGCGCTTCGCGAGGCGGGAGATCCACAGGACCGGGCGGGGGATGGTGATCGTGAACCCGATCCCCGAGGGGCAGGAGATCGCGCCGGCGCAGTGGGACCAGTGGCTGAGCACCTCGATGAAGCGGGCGCTCGCGGCGGGGGTGATGGGGCGCGCAGTGACGCCGTTCGTGCTCAAGACGCTGCACGAGGTTTCGGAGGGGGTTACGCTGCGGGCGAACGTTGACCTGGTCAAGAGCAACGCGGCGGTGGCGGCGCAGGTGGCGCGGGCGATGCTCGCGGAGCGCGCGGGGTAGTTGGGACCGTGGTGATCGGTCGTTGTTCGAAGAATCGGCGGATTGGGCGGGGTTTGGGCGTGATCGCCGAACCATTGAAACCGGTGGGGTGTAGTTCCAAAGAAGGTCTACACCATGATCGACATCACTCCGCTCATTCTGATCGGGACGGGTTTGGCCCTCGGCGGTCTGGGGGTGTGGTTCGTCACGCGGAAGTTCCGCGGCTGGAGCGGCTCGCGCCGCCGGCAGGAGCGCATCGTCACGCAGACCATTGCGGAACGGGTGCGCGCAGTGGGCAAGCTGGTGGCGCTGGAGGTGTTCGCGAAGGAGATCGCGACCGCGACGACCGGCTGGGCGTGGCTGCCGCCGCTGCTGCTGAGCCAGGCCCGCCTGGCGATGATCTTCAACTTCGAGAAGCAGTACTTCGTCGACCTGTCGCGCGTGCGGACCGAGGACGTTGAGCGCCTGGAGCCGGAGGTGGCGGCGGGTGTGCCGACCGGGGGCGGGCGGTTCAGGGTGCGGCTGCCGAAGATCGAGGGGTCATTGCGGACGATTGACATCACGCCGTACGACATCCAGAACGCACGGGTGCTCGGGTTGCTGGACGTGATCCCGATGACGGCGGACCGGCAGCGCGACCTGATGAAGCGGGCCCAGGAGCAGGCCGCCGAGTTGTACAAGTCCAACGACGAGCGGTACCTGCGCGAGGCCAAGCTCAGCGCGGAGCGGCATCTCAAGTCGCTGATGGAGCTCTTTGGCGTTCGCGTCGAGGTGGTGTGGGACGAGGGCGTCCCGTTCGCGGCTCGGCTGTCGGGGGATGCGCCGGCGGAGCGGTCGGCTGACCGGGCGATCGAAGCGGCGAGCGCCGCGGCGTAGCCCGGCAACGGGCACCTTCATTCCAAGTTGGCGTCGCCGCGGGCTTTTCGGCCCGCGGTCGTGCACGTGACGGATCGTCCTCGGTGGCGCGTCCCGATGCGTGGTCGGGCTGCGCTTGCCGACCGGGGGTGGAGGGGGATACCAATCAGATCGCTGGTTTGCGGGTGAGTGTTCGGAGTCTGATCTGAGCAGAGCCACCATGATCGACATTCGAAAGTTGACCAAGCGGTTCGGGCCCTTTGTCGCGGTGGACGGGGTTTCACTTCAGGTGCAGAGGGGCGAGGTGCTCGGGTTCCTGGGGCCTAACGGCGCCGGGAAATCCACGACGATGAAGATGGTGACCGGTTTCCTGACACCCACCAGCGGCACGGCCGTGGTGTGCGGGTTTGACGTCACCGAGTCGCCGCTGGCAGTGAAGGAGAAGATTGGCTACCTGCCGGAGGGCGCGCCCGCGTACCCGGAGATGACGCCCGAGTCGTTCCTTCGGTTCGTGGCGGAGGTGCGCGGGCTCAAGGGGGCGGCGCGGGCCAAGCGGGTTGCCGAGGTGACCGACACGGTGCACCTGGAGGGGGTGATGCGGCAGCCGATCGAGACACTGTCGAAGGGGTACAAGCGTCGGGTCGGGCTCGCCGCGGCAATCCTGCATGATCCGGATGTGCTGATCATGGATGAGCCGACGGACGGGCTGGACCCGAACCAGAAGGCGGAGGTGCGGGGGTTGATTTCGGAGATGTCGCCGCGGAAGGCGATCCTGCTGTCGACGCACATCCTGGAGGAGGTGGAGGCGGTGTGCACACGGGCGGTAATCATCGCCCGCGGGCGCGTGGTGGCCGATGGGACGCCGGCGCAGTTGCAGGCGCGGTCGCGGTACCACAACGCGGTGGCGATGAGTGTCCGGGGCGGCGCGGCGGGGGCGATCACCAGCGAGTTGTCGCGAGTGGCTGGCGTGGCAGGGGTGCAGGAGATGACGGGGGAGCGGTCCGCGGCGGCCGGGAACGGGACGGTTCGCGTGATCGTGTTCCCTCGTGATGGGAGGGCCATCCTGGGCGAGGTCAGCCAGGCGGCGAGGGTAAAGGGGTGGGAGGTGGACGAAATCAGGGTCGAGACCGGGCGGCTCGACGAGGTGTTCCGATCGATCACCGGCGGGCCGGGCGGGGGCGGTGCCGAGTCGGGGAGCGGCGGCGGGGCTGTGAAGGGAGGCGGGCAATGACCGGCGTGGCGCGCACGTGGGCGGTGTGCAAGCGGGAACTGGGCGGGTACTTCGTCACGCCGGTGGCGTACGTGTTCATCGTGATCTTCCTGCTGGTGACGGGGATGTTCACCTTCTCCGGGGCGCTCGGGGCGTTCTTCGAGCGGGGGCAGGCGGACCTTTCGAGTTTCTTTGGGTTTCATCCGTGGCTGTACCTGTTCCTGATCCCGGCGGTGTCGATGCGGCTGTGGGCGGAGGAGCGCAAGCAGGGGACGCTGGAGCTGCTGCTGACGCTGCCGATCCCGCTGCCGGCCGCGGTAGCCGGGAAGTTCCTGGCGGCGTGGTTGTTCACGGCGGTGGCGTTGGCGCTGACGTTCCCGGTGTGGATCACGGTGAACTACCTCGGCAAGCCGGACAACGGCGTGATCGTGGCCGGGTACGTCGGCAGCCTCCTGATGGCGGGGGGGTACCTGGCGATCGGATCGTTCGTTTCGGCGATGACGCGGAACCAGGTGATCGCGTTCGTGATCACAGTGGTGGTCTGTTTCCTGTTCCTGATCGCGGGGTTCGACCCGGTGATGAGCGCCGTGACGGGGTGGGCTCCGCAGGCGGTGGTGGACGCGATCGCGTCGTTCTCGTTCCTGACGCGGTTCGACTCGATCAGCAAGGGAGTGATCGATGCGCGGGACCTGGTGTTCTTCGTGTCGCTGATGACGGTGTTCCTGATCGGGACGGCGGTCGTGGTCGAGTCGAAGAAGTCGTA from Phycisphaeraceae bacterium harbors:
- the nbaC gene encoding 3-hydroxyanthranilate 3,4-dioxygenase; translated protein: MPTRLPILNLQKWIHQNRANLKPPVSNKQLFTDSNDVILFVSGGPNTRNDFHVNPTEELFYQLKGDIAVRIRPLDGSPPRDVVVKEGELFLLPRWVPHRPQRPAGTIGLIVEFPRPKVAGKGGLDGLQWYCPSCDTLVHEVRWRLKKIDEDLAVIMHKFWDGPAKHRTCKKCGHVIERAGAVALKGGKIRAVGKTARKTPRRAAMTSRW
- a CDS encoding pseudouridine-5'-phosphate glycosidase — encoded protein: MTTGTPRIALETTLLLHGVPREAAMPLAAALRGIVRENGAEAALVGVIRGEPTVGVSDEQLQGMLDEVAAAGADGVGVPKLNTSNIGVAMHRGLTGATTVSTTMEIAAARGVMTFATGGLGGVHKGYGVTLDISADLAAFTRFPVAVVTAGVKSILDVAATREALEALGVPVIGFRTDWFPAFYLRKTDPLIAVDARFDDAAELGRFARREIHRTGRGMVIVNPIPEGQEIAPAQWDQWLSTSMKRALAAGVMGRAVTPFVLKTLHEVSEGVTLRANVDLVKSNAAVAAQVARAMLAERAG
- a CDS encoding DUF4230 domain-containing protein, producing MIDITPLILIGTGLALGGLGVWFVTRKFRGWSGSRRRQERIVTQTIAERVRAVGKLVALEVFAKEIATATTGWAWLPPLLLSQARLAMIFNFEKQYFVDLSRVRTEDVERLEPEVAAGVPTGGGRFRVRLPKIEGSLRTIDITPYDIQNARVLGLLDVIPMTADRQRDLMKRAQEQAAELYKSNDERYLREAKLSAERHLKSLMELFGVRVEVVWDEGVPFAARLSGDAPAERSADRAIEAASAAA
- a CDS encoding ABC transporter ATP-binding protein; translated protein: MIDIRKLTKRFGPFVAVDGVSLQVQRGEVLGFLGPNGAGKSTTMKMVTGFLTPTSGTAVVCGFDVTESPLAVKEKIGYLPEGAPAYPEMTPESFLRFVAEVRGLKGAARAKRVAEVTDTVHLEGVMRQPIETLSKGYKRRVGLAAAILHDPDVLIMDEPTDGLDPNQKAEVRGLISEMSPRKAILLSTHILEEVEAVCTRAVIIARGRVVADGTPAQLQARSRYHNAVAMSVRGGAAGAITSELSRVAGVAGVQEMTGERSAAAGNGTVRVIVFPRDGRAILGEVSQAARVKGWEVDEIRVETGRLDEVFRSITGGPGGGGAESGSGGGAVKGGGQ
- a CDS encoding ABC transporter permease subunit — protein: MTGVARTWAVCKRELGGYFVTPVAYVFIVIFLLVTGMFTFSGALGAFFERGQADLSSFFGFHPWLYLFLIPAVSMRLWAEERKQGTLELLLTLPIPLPAAVAGKFLAAWLFTAVALALTFPVWITVNYLGKPDNGVIVAGYVGSLLMAGGYLAIGSFVSAMTRNQVIAFVITVVVCFLFLIAGFDPVMSAVTGWAPQAVVDAIASFSFLTRFDSISKGVIDARDLVFFVSLMTVFLIGTAVVVESKKS